ggaagagaacaactcccctTCAGTGGCGCTGATGCATCAGGTACAGTATGTATTGTGACAAGTTGTTGATTTGTTCGCTCCGCTCGACGGgagacaactccacaaaaacaacagtttgtcaagactgGCTAGGTTGTTGGTAGCAACTAGCAATCATGGAAAACTGTTAAATACaatgtacaaaaaataattactacaccataacatgccTCATGCATCAACTCCACCTTTGAATGTATGATCTTCGTATACAAACAGTACCATATAACTGCTTTACATGGAATCTTACATAGGGAAGCTACATCAACTTCAATGGCAATTAAAAATCGCAAAAAGGCAAAATAACaatgtctattttttgtttcagtttggCCTGTTAAGATGTGATGCCTTTATTGAGTTGGCtgttttatatagtagataaaaaGCTGTTAGGGCTTCTTAAAATATTGTACCGCACAACAAACAACCATAATTAATCATATGATCAAACGCAAAAAAATGTACTTTGTACAGTTCATTATGATGTAGATAATAATGGAGTTGTCAGCACATCATGCATACAATTCTACGTAGATTAATTTCCACAATATAGCCTGAAAACACATCCTTGAAATATGCTACACAAAGTAAACTGCTAATATCAAATACCAACTATTAAGCGGATTTATGCTGATAGTGAGATTAAGAAGTCATTTGTAAAACTTACCTGACTCTTTCGGAGTTTATATAATCCCAAACCCTAAACAATGCAGCATGCCTACACAGTTCCTTGAGGTCGCTGCCAGAAAGCTGATCCGTTGCTGCTGCCATCTCCTTAATCACTGTCTCCTTGTTACCTATCTGCTCATCTTTTAGAATAACCCCAAGTATCTGCTCACGATCCTGCTCCCTCTGATAGGAAAATAAACAAGAATAGAAATCAGATATTGTATAGTAACATTTGTAACACAGAATAATGTAAGTGCTTAGGCAGCCCTCAGGACTCACTTGTCAGCCGACAATTCACAATTTGGTAAAAATTCAAAAGCTAAAATCTCAATTGAACTAATTTCATACGAAAGCTATCCACAAAATTAGTTCTCCGAGTGCTGAAAACATTCAaaagtttggagttgtcttaacTCTACCTTGCATAAGTGACTTCAGTTACACAGTTACCATagaacctctaattgaacgcatCATTTTTCAAGAACTTTTTCTATaatggtggtcaattggaggttgcattcaaatagaggctggcgttgtattttttaaatggcttgtcagaattttcgaAAGATTAATTTAGCCCCTTTACAAGCGACACGAAGGTCACCTATATTTTCCCGTCTTTCCGATATTAAACCGGTAAAGCAATAttaaccttttggatgcaataaatctgctaacttaggTACAACTTCTCAAAGCTCGCTTAATAAATACAGTATACATtaagaaactgagaaatatctctaccagtcgacatctattgcttgcaattaacctgcgataatattatagcctgtgtcctgctttgcaatttgttggggctttcaatttttatttcattctaaatttgaagacatttttattttatacctaTATTTATcagtgttgcataaaagctcattgcacttattgatatgttggctacagtttgcagtcaaTACTAGCTTTTAatatgcaatagaagaggagttacgagggttgatcaattgtaagttcagattactgcaatgatgctattaaataatgtgttataaatctgcaatttataagttatatgaagataatctatcaaatgctacaaatatatattcatgaacaagtgacatagaggaaccatacttatattccatgcagaaacaaaaatatttgcatcgtttgctcggacagctgcattctgattgttgcttttgatggaacgaacatcaTCTAGTTGtataataccttccacaatctCTTCTGACCTAAACTCTTCTTCTGCGctactgaactagtcgatataaGCGTCCAAACATTATTTTTGGAGGAGTAAAACTTTTACACGTTGCGTTGAGCACAAATGCAACACGAAAATGTTTTGCTCACTAAATGTAACTTTTAGTCCAAAACTGTAAACAGTTTTTTATAtacctgagacagttattaattatttctacagtgttgctttcaaaattttaacaaaaaaaaagtgaaaagcttAAGAGctggacaatgagagaattgaTTGCGATTGATgtaacgattcattattaatacgattttgtggacgcttttctactgatcacttgatattatgggttcatataggtcaaagattgtcaaatggaggtggcgttaaaatagagggtggcgctccatttttcaacccttttctcatAGTGGTGGTCtgatagaggtggcgttcaaatagaggttttacggtaattaaaATTTCAATAACGATAATTGATCAACTCAACGAGAGCAATCCTCTATCAGGGTACATGTATTCACGATAATGCGAGCTGATCACAATTTCTATTAAAATGATATTCAATGTTTCAGGCAATATCAGCTTACCaaaataatataaactgatTGATTATTGTAAAAGATATTTTTCCAAGAGTATCACAGCTTTGAATTGCTTTCACCCAAATACATGCACAGATTTTCGCATCACAGTTGCCTTCCTAACGACATAAAATATGCTATATTCATTTGGCAGCAATCAACATTCAGTACAATCAACACAGCGTACTCAGTGTAAGCTGAGCTAATGATAACTGGAGTGAAATGGGTTAAGGGTAACATACAGGCATGCCTATTTGTAGCATGCAGGGCATGCGTCTTCGAAATGCAGGGTCGACATCCATAGGTCGGTTGGTAGCACCCATAATAAGCACTTTACTACCAGCGTCCGTGCACAGACCGTCCCAGAGACTCATAAACTGAGCTTTCACCATAGCTGTGGACTCATGATCAGAGGCATCTCTTGATCTCAAGAATGCATCTGAAAAAATATTGACATTGAAACCATTTAAAAACTCAACAGTGCATCTGAAAAAATATTGACATTGCAACGATTTAAAAAGGGGTAATATTGTTACTAGTAAAATAACTATTGTTGCATGTATAATTTAAAACCACTCTCTACAAGTGATTCAGAATTGTACAAGTGAGATAAGGCTCACATAGAGACCTAGAACACTGCAATGGAAAAAGTTATGCTTGTTTATGCCTTTCTGGCAGCCAAAGCAACTCGATGGGACTGTGTTAAGATGAACCGCTTTTTGTGGTAGATGATAACGTGGCTCGTATATTTGGAGACAAAAACGTACTCTATAGTTTACCGATAACATTTCACAATTGACtatatacaaaattttatgCAACTTGATATGGCTACTGACTCATAGAACATTTCAACTGAACAAATCAATTGATATTGTGAGAGAGCAAAAGCATAAATAAATGAGGAAAACACACTGAAGACCTAAAAAAATGACAATCTGATTGAATCTATCATCATTTTGCTTTCTACTTTACATTTGTGTTAAAATGAACAATTCTGAtaacaaaaataactttttttgctATGATAGTTGCGATTTATGCTTAGTCAGCTAGTACTAGCAACAAACATTGCATGCCGCTTACTAGGTAGACCTTATTTGTGATATTAACATCTTTGGAACTTAGCAGGGACTTCCACATCCAAGACTAAACATCGGGGAGTTTGCAGACCATCCGTAGACCAGTGTGAACCAGGTCTACGGATGCACAAAAACTTTGGCAAACATTCTGGTGGGTACAGAACTGAGATAGAGTCAATGATAGCCCTGTAAAAAGGGTGAAATCGAATAGTAAAACAGGAGAACTGGATGAAGGTTTGCTTACCTATTTCGTCGATAAATATTATAGTTGGCTCGATTCTGGCAGCCTGCAACAAGTTTACGAAAAGATTGCTGTTATGTAAAAAGCCATAACAAGAGTTTGTACTGTAGAGTTTGATACCTAAGTTAGTGGATGACCCCTTAGAGTCCTAATTGACTATGTCAAGGCCACTGTTGAAAAATAGAAGACTATCAACTACGGTATATACATTTGACATACAAACATCTATGATTGAATGCAACAAACACAACCAATCTACCATCTCATATTGACTGGTTACCTCACTCTAAGGATATACAAGGGTTAATACACAATTGAAACTACATGTGACAACAGCTAGCATTTCATTCACTTACTAGTGAAAAAATAGCTTCTGCTCTCTTTTGTGATTCTCCATACCACTTATCAAACAAGGCTGAGGCCTGTAGGTTTATAAATCTAGCACCGGCTGCCTTAGCTGTAGCCTTAGCAAGCATGGTCTTGCCACAACCCGGAGGTCCGTATAGTAAGACACCTACAGCAAATGTATGGTGaacttatataaaaacatatatgcCTGCTAATGTTAAGATTTAAAGTTAACGCttacaaaaacataatttttttgtgaACGAAGTCAATCAGCACTAAAATGCCAAGAGTCATCTATCCTTATGCCATACATCAGACACATGGAGCATTGCAGATTATTAAACGATTAGAGTATCACACAATAGCTAGAGCTGAGTGAAATGCAGCCACAGCAACTATGCTTTACCCTTTGGTGGTTGTAAGAGTGCCGAAGAACGAAAAAGATCAGGTCGTGTGAAAGGAAGAATGATGACTTCATTGATTTCTTCAATTATATGTTGTAAGCCTCCAATATCCTTCCACTCGATAGTAATAGTGTTTGTGTCAACTAAATTACTGGCTATGCACAGCTCGTACTCAGACAATGGCTCTGATAGCTCAATGCCAAGCTTCTTTATCATCTTCTTTGCCTGTAACGAGACGAGGTGTTGGTGTTTTTTAAGGCTACGAGACTACCGCAAGTATTCTAAAATGACAAATATACCAAATTTAAAAGCATCTAAAAGGGAACAAACATAACCTACTATTTCTTGAGACTTATGCTTGTCGCCTCCTGTAGGATCCAGCCTTTTGAGGATTTGACTGAGAACTAGATATGCAGTGCCAAGAGATAGCCCAAATCCTAACAGTGTAGATAGAAGTTCAACTCTCGTCTTTGCAGGCATATTTCTGAACTTTAATTGAGAGAAGACACTCCCCATGGCTGCTGCGTAAAAGAACATAAAATCATCGAGAGAGCATCATAGATATTCATTTGCTCTACACTCACAAACATTTGAAAtgtagaaaaataaataaataatgatgagtgtataagtaataatatgAGTAATTCCTATGAAAGATCTCAAATACTAAATGAGATTAGCAAATGGCTAGCAAATAATCTCGGAAAAACAGCTATTATATGTGAGCGTATATAGagagactagctgtgctaccgctataatatatatatatatagataaaaaacaaatgcattGGATGTAAAAATTCATGATACAACGGAACACCCTCACATGAAGAATATGGTATAAAACACATAATAGAGATTTGCTGATCGCGGGTACACTGAGACACGCAAATTTTCAAATGTAGACCTACAAAATCGCATTGACACAATTGCAAGCTGCATATGGCATGACGCATATGGTATGACACATATGGTATGATGCATATGGTATGATACATATAGTATGACGCATATGGTATGATGCATATAGTCAAGACGCGCTGTTTGGGAGTACACTGACGCATAGAAACTACGACTGTAAACATACAAATCAACTAATGATGATTCTAATAAAATGCttgacaatttattttatagacCAATTGATC
The genomic region above belongs to Watersipora subatra chromosome 1, tzWatSuba1.1, whole genome shotgun sequence and contains:
- the LOC137385319 gene encoding outer mitochondrial transmembrane helix translocase-like gives rise to the protein MGSVFSQLKFRNMPAKTRVELLSTLLGFGLSLGTAYLVLSQILKRLDPTGGDKHKSQEIAKKMIKKLGIELSEPLSEYELCIASNLVDTNTITIEWKDIGGLQHIIEEINEVIILPFTRPDLFRSSALLQPPKGVLLYGPPGCGKTMLAKATAKAAGARFINLQASALFDKWYGESQKRAEAIFSLAARIEPTIIFIDEIDAFLRSRDASDHESTAMVKAQFMSLWDGLCTDAGSKVLIMGATNRPMDVDPAFRRRMPCMLQIGMPREQDREQILGVILKDEQIGNKETVIKEMAAATDQLSGSDLKELCRHAALFRVWDYINSERVSPPARNLGDFPQLRQMNLQDFKRALEKFRNMSLQ